A genome region from Pleurocapsa minor HA4230-MV1 includes the following:
- a CDS encoding tetratricopeptide repeat protein — MSDSDFTIPISQSQNSSAEYSTEYGYKALKTGDLLNQRFDIIRELGSGGFATTYLASDRQSGQAKCAVKQLQPKFNSPSVWASAKERLATEAMVLQWLGKHPQIPEFIGHFEENQQFYLVLEFIEGEEFEQEVHRQMLNETQAIDFLVDILGILKSVHQQGIIHRDIKPSNLIRRQSDGRMILIDFGAVKEIGTMAFDSSKQQVQTQIIGTPGYMPPEQNNGKPIYSSDIYALGKTVIFGMTAKSPTEWEMAEPDGTVSWNQKIAISEAFLKIINRMTAESASQRYHNASEILQDLEPLQMIGKTIGGKYQMVKYLGGSQYVNSYVAKSLAQNSDRYYLEILKAQNSQQVASLSTITQEIMTGFDNLSAVDKEQRTPAIIEYFVDESQIFIVQEYIEGKNLAQTVEDQLILSEAEVIEILISTATALNPFHRRQIIHGNIQPSSLIKRSDNGKITLVDFSLVNKAVNLIPNTKAGYIPPEQIVDRATSASDIYALGMTAIYVLTGTAPQKLEKNPRTGEVLWHRKARISPNFAKILDKMICLDQSQRYQSVNRVAKDLQKIKHKSKFKGFYKYLLIAPVLIFGLMIGAAQWAQRVAILEFYKADLKLESNQYQEAINYYENGLKKLANTRGQVRNFEQVWLKKAKAQRQLNDYQGALQTCSTALKRYQSPQLWNCKALTLYSLKKYDEAIAAYDQSIKIAPENIWLWNNRGEAYTGMKEYDRAIADFNKAIELDPNRSFVPWNNLGKVYYQQKRYQQAIEAYNEALAIKPEYLPALIGLGNTQKASGLYDQAANSYNQAIEINPDYYEAWYGKGSVAEYLMQYEVAREYYQKAVELKPDWEAATSSLARIESKLGI, encoded by the coding sequence ATGTCAGACTCAGACTTTACTATTCCTATTTCCCAGTCCCAAAACTCTTCTGCTGAATATTCTACTGAGTATGGCTACAAGGCACTCAAGACAGGAGATTTATTAAATCAAAGATTTGATATTATTCGAGAACTTGGTAGCGGTGGGTTTGCGACAACTTATTTAGCATCAGATCGGCAGTCTGGACAGGCAAAATGTGCCGTTAAACAATTACAGCCAAAATTTAATAGTCCTTCAGTTTGGGCTAGTGCGAAAGAACGCTTGGCAACAGAAGCAATGGTGCTGCAATGGCTAGGTAAACATCCGCAAATTCCTGAATTTATCGGTCATTTTGAAGAAAACCAGCAATTTTATCTAGTTTTGGAGTTTATTGAAGGAGAAGAGTTTGAGCAAGAAGTTCATCGCCAAATGCTCAATGAAACTCAAGCAATTGATTTTTTAGTAGATATTTTAGGCATTCTTAAATCGGTTCATCAACAGGGTATTATTCACCGTGATATTAAGCCATCAAATTTGATTCGACGCCAGTCAGATGGCAGGATGATCCTCATCGACTTTGGGGCAGTTAAAGAAATCGGCACGATGGCTTTCGATTCTAGTAAACAGCAAGTGCAAACTCAAATTATTGGCACTCCTGGATACATGCCTCCCGAACAAAATAATGGTAAACCAATCTACAGCAGCGATATTTATGCTTTAGGCAAAACTGTCATTTTTGGTATGACGGCTAAGTCTCCTACTGAATGGGAAATGGCTGAACCCGATGGGACAGTCTCTTGGAATCAAAAGATCGCCATCAGTGAGGCTTTTCTCAAAATTATCAATCGGATGACGGCAGAGAGTGCTTCCCAACGTTATCACAACGCCAGCGAAATACTACAAGATCTAGAACCGTTGCAAATGATCGGTAAAACCATTGGTGGCAAATACCAAATGGTTAAATACTTAGGAGGTAGTCAATACGTAAATTCCTATGTGGCGAAAAGTTTGGCTCAAAATAGCGATCGCTACTATCTGGAAATCTTAAAAGCACAAAATTCTCAACAAGTTGCCTCCTTGTCAACTATTACCCAAGAAATTATGACTGGGTTCGATAATCTTTCGGCAGTAGATAAAGAACAAAGAACTCCAGCGATAATTGAATATTTTGTCGATGAATCACAAATTTTTATCGTTCAAGAATATATCGAGGGCAAGAATCTAGCACAAACTGTAGAAGATCAGTTGATCCTCTCAGAAGCCGAAGTAATTGAGATTCTAATTAGTACTGCCACCGCTCTAAATCCATTTCATCGACGGCAGATTATTCACGGGAATATCCAACCTTCTAGCCTGATTAAGCGCAGCGATAACGGTAAAATAACTTTAGTTGATTTTAGTCTGGTTAACAAAGCAGTTAATTTAATTCCTAATACTAAGGCGGGATATATTCCCCCAGAACAAATTGTCGATAGAGCAACCAGTGCTAGTGATATCTATGCCTTGGGCATGACGGCAATTTATGTTTTAACTGGAACTGCACCGCAAAAATTAGAGAAAAACCCCCGTACTGGTGAAGTTTTATGGCATCGTAAAGCTAGAATTAGTCCTAACTTTGCCAAAATTCTCGATAAAATGATTTGTCTCGATCAAAGTCAGCGATATCAATCTGTCAATCGAGTTGCCAAAGATCTCCAAAAAATCAAGCACAAGTCTAAGTTTAAAGGTTTCTACAAATATCTTTTAATTGCGCCAGTTCTCATCTTTGGTCTTATGATTGGCGCGGCTCAATGGGCGCAGCGGGTGGCAATTCTCGAATTTTACAAGGCAGATCTTAAATTAGAGTCGAACCAGTACCAAGAAGCCATTAATTACTATGAAAATGGACTAAAAAAATTAGCCAATACCAGAGGACAGGTGAGAAACTTTGAGCAGGTATGGCTGAAGAAAGCGAAGGCTCAAAGACAACTAAATGACTATCAAGGAGCTTTGCAAACCTGTAGCACCGCTTTAAAACGCTATCAAAGTCCTCAGCTTTGGAACTGTAAAGCGTTAACCCTCTATAGCCTGAAAAAATATGATGAAGCGATCGCTGCTTACGACCAATCAATTAAAATTGCTCCAGAAAATATCTGGCTGTGGAATAATCGCGGTGAGGCTTACACTGGAATGAAGGAGTACGATCGTGCCATCGCCGATTTTAACAAGGCGATCGAGCTCGATCCTAATCGCAGTTTTGTACCTTGGAATAACTTGGGGAAAGTATACTATCAACAAAAAAGATATCAACAGGCGATCGAGGCTTACAATGAAGCTTTGGCAATTAAACCCGAATACTTACCTGCTTTAATTGGGTTGGGTAATACGCAAAAAGCGAGTGGATTATACGATCAAGCAGCAAATTCTTATAATCAAGCAATAGAAATTAACCCCGACTACTACGAAGCCTGGTATGGCAAGGGTTCTGTTGCTGAATATCTCATGCAGTATGAAGTTGCCAGAGAATACTATCAAAAAGCAGTAGAGTTAAAGCCAGATTGGGAAGCAGCAACTAGTTCTTTGGCCAGAATTGAGTCTAAGTTGGGTATTTAG
- a CDS encoding ABC transporter substrate-binding protein: protein MSQKKENIILLLSLLITTGVISAGLWWLFSQRQTPNIADGNPAKIAETNAVANEPSTGGKILFQRELNPEKQAAAKAIAEENYPEAESLFQQSLNKQQNDPEALIYLNNARIGNSQAYSIAVPVPIGTEETSAKEILRGVAQAQSEINQQGGINNIPLKVLIVNDNNDPQTAEQVAQELVKNKDILGVVGHFSSGVTLATAPIYEQNKLVAISPSSTSIAISDAGEYIFRTVPSDRFTSSALAKYFLDRLKLREAVIIYNSQSAYSRSLQETFTTDIVSNGGEVVMEVDLSENNFNPAQTLKTAQDRKADALVLLNDSTIVDKAYLLMQLNNRNLPLLGGDSLYKPQTLEIVGEKAQGLVLGVPWHALGSANPQFSAAARSLWGGDVNWRTAMAYDATQALIEALAKNPSRSGIQATLSESGFNASGASGSIKFLKSGDRNAGVQLVEVQPGARSSYGYDFVPLKP, encoded by the coding sequence ATGAGCCAAAAAAAAGAAAATATAATTTTACTGTTGTCGCTTTTGATTACAACTGGCGTAATCTCTGCGGGTTTGTGGTGGTTATTTAGCCAAAGACAGACTCCAAATATTGCCGACGGCAATCCAGCAAAAATTGCTGAGACTAATGCTGTTGCTAATGAACCCAGCACGGGAGGTAAAATTCTGTTTCAGCGAGAGCTTAATCCAGAAAAACAAGCTGCGGCTAAAGCGATCGCCGAAGAGAATTATCCAGAAGCTGAATCTTTATTCCAGCAGTCGTTAAATAAGCAGCAAAACGATCCTGAAGCTTTAATTTATCTAAACAATGCTCGGATTGGCAATAGTCAAGCCTATAGTATTGCTGTCCCCGTACCTATCGGCACTGAAGAGACATCCGCTAAGGAAATTCTGCGGGGTGTGGCTCAAGCACAATCAGAAATCAATCAGCAAGGAGGGATTAATAATATTCCCCTCAAGGTGTTAATTGTCAATGATAATAACGATCCTCAAACTGCCGAGCAAGTAGCCCAGGAATTAGTTAAGAACAAGGATATCTTAGGAGTAGTGGGGCATTTTTCCAGTGGGGTGACTTTAGCTACGGCACCAATCTATGAGCAAAATAAATTAGTAGCAATTTCCCCCAGTAGCACCTCGATCGCTATCTCTGATGCAGGGGAGTATATTTTTCGTACCGTACCGAGCGATCGCTTTACCAGTAGTGCTTTAGCTAAATATTTTTTAGATCGGCTGAAGCTGCGTGAGGCGGTCATTATTTATAATTCTCAAAGTGCCTACAGCAGATCTCTCCAGGAAACTTTTACGACGGATATTGTTAGTAATGGGGGAGAAGTGGTGATGGAGGTAGATCTTTCAGAGAACAATTTTAATCCAGCCCAAACTCTCAAAACAGCCCAAGATCGCAAGGCAGATGCACTAGTTTTGCTTAATGATTCGACAATTGTAGACAAAGCTTACTTGTTGATGCAGTTAAATAACCGCAACTTGCCACTACTGGGAGGAGACAGCCTTTATAAACCCCAAACTTTAGAGATTGTGGGGGAGAAAGCTCAAGGCTTAGTTCTAGGCGTACCTTGGCACGCTTTAGGTAGCGCTAATCCTCAATTTTCTGCTGCTGCGCGGAGTCTTTGGGGAGGAGATGTCAACTGGCGTACTGCCATGGCTTATGATGCCACCCAAGCTTTAATAGAGGCTTTAGCTAAAAATCCCAGCCGTTCGGGCATCCAAGCAACTCTTTCAGAGTCAGGCTTTAATGCATCAGGAGCATCAGGAAGCATCAAATTTCTCAAATCAGGCGATCGCAATGCGGGGGTACAGTTAGTGGAAGTACAACCAGGCGCTCGCTCTTCTTATGGTTATGATTTTGTACCTTTGAAGCCATAG
- the hemW gene encoding radical SAM family heme chaperone HemW, which translates to MINTISSKNGDSAGTWSKTMPTAAYIHIPFCRRRCYYCDFPISVVGDKGRSASAMIEDYLAALIKDIQLTFTARQPVKTVFFGGGTPSLLSPAQLEQIILAIALRFGIDSDAEISMEIDPGTFDRDRLLGYLAAGVNRFSLGVQTFDEELLKLCGRSHTLADVMQAVEIIQQLGIKNFSLDLISGLPQQTLKHCQTSLEQAIAIAPQHLSCYDLVLESVTAFGKQYQPGETPLPNDDDTAEMYRLTQQTLTAAGYEHYEISNYAQSNYQCRHNRVYWENKPYYGFGMGAASYVAGQRFSRPRTRREYYAWLEAGAVIDAPEISSTDYLLETLMLGLRLASGVDLDQFSPQVQKAILSVVKPYLKQGWIEITARDDRSAKLRLSDPEGFLFSNTILATLFEKFA; encoded by the coding sequence ATGATTAATACCATATCTTCCAAGAACGGTGATTCGGCGGGTACTTGGTCGAAAACAATGCCCACTGCTGCCTATATTCATATTCCTTTTTGTCGTCGTCGTTGTTATTACTGCGATTTTCCCATTTCGGTAGTGGGAGACAAAGGAAGATCTGCTAGTGCGATGATTGAAGATTATCTTGCTGCATTAATTAAAGATATTCAGTTAACTTTTACCGCTCGACAACCCGTAAAAACAGTCTTTTTTGGTGGTGGGACACCCTCTTTACTCTCTCCAGCGCAGCTTGAGCAAATAATTTTGGCGATCGCTTTACGCTTTGGGATTGATAGTGATGCTGAAATCTCGATGGAAATCGATCCAGGTACATTCGATCGCGATCGCTTACTCGGATATTTGGCTGCTGGAGTAAATCGTTTTAGTTTAGGAGTCCAAACCTTTGATGAGGAGTTATTAAAACTCTGTGGAAGATCTCACACCTTAGCTGACGTGATGCAGGCGGTAGAGATAATTCAACAATTGGGTATCAAGAATTTTAGTTTAGATCTGATTTCAGGTTTACCTCAACAAACTCTAAAACATTGTCAGACATCTTTAGAACAGGCGATCGCGATCGCGCCACAGCATTTATCTTGCTACGATTTAGTCCTAGAATCAGTTACCGCCTTTGGCAAACAGTATCAACCAGGAGAAACTCCCTTACCGAATGATGATGATACTGCCGAGATGTATCGATTAACCCAGCAAACCCTTACTGCTGCGGGATATGAACATTATGAAATCTCTAATTATGCTCAGTCTAATTATCAATGTCGCCATAACCGAGTTTATTGGGAGAATAAACCCTATTACGGTTTTGGTATGGGTGCAGCTAGCTATGTTGCAGGGCAAAGATTCAGTCGTCCACGCACCCGTAGAGAATATTATGCTTGGTTAGAGGCAGGGGCAGTGATTGACGCGCCAGAAATATCGTCTACAGACTATTTATTAGAGACTTTGATGTTGGGTTTACGTCTAGCGTCAGGGGTTGATTTAGATCAGTTTAGCCCACAGGTTCAAAAGGCAATTTTGTCCGTCGTTAAGCCTTATTTGAAGCAAGGGTGGATCGAAATTACGGCGAGGGATGATCGATCGGCTAAATTACGCCTTAGCGATCCTGAAGGATTTCTGTTTTCTAATACAATTCTCGCTACTTTGTTTGAAAAATTTGCCTAA
- a CDS encoding glutathione S-transferase, producing MTTEPLSWQKLAELTNFAIDPVNGKTNSQATLRLFGQTEADVRVTLFRDNHAWCPYCQKIWLWLEEKQVPYRIEKVTMFCYGKKESWYKQKVPSGMLPAVELDGQIITESDDILLALEKVFGVLYRGMQDEQVLTRRRLERLLFRAWCGWLCERAFFPGQEQKNRQQFIEVVAMVEEALAATPGAYFLEEFSTADVIFTPYVERMNASLYYYKGYSLRSENSGLAAWFDAMETRATYRGTQSDFHTHVHDLPPQMGGCYGNGEPQALINQEKVDRGDWFELPDVSYPEPANSREEALQRVIKHKTNILKANPADEQLFDRALRCALTNMMTGEIITPPLGSDVALRYLRDRINVPRDMSIYAAKRLRTALEQTAALVGDAQPEPLPVRHRYDQNPANFVAS from the coding sequence ATGACAACTGAACCCCTTTCTTGGCAAAAATTAGCAGAACTGACTAACTTTGCGATCGATCCTGTGAACGGCAAGACTAACTCTCAAGCTACCCTCCGTTTATTTGGTCAAACTGAAGCAGATGTGCGGGTAACTCTGTTTCGGGATAATCATGCCTGGTGTCCTTACTGTCAGAAGATTTGGCTCTGGCTAGAAGAAAAGCAAGTTCCTTACCGCATCGAGAAGGTAACCATGTTTTGCTATGGCAAAAAAGAGAGCTGGTATAAGCAAAAAGTTCCTTCGGGAATGCTACCAGCGGTGGAGTTGGATGGGCAAATTATTACCGAGAGCGATGATATTCTTCTGGCTTTAGAAAAGGTTTTCGGTGTTCTGTATCGGGGAATGCAAGACGAGCAGGTGTTAACCCGCAGAAGGTTAGAACGACTATTATTTAGAGCTTGGTGTGGTTGGTTGTGCGAGCGGGCATTTTTTCCTGGACAAGAGCAGAAAAACCGCCAGCAATTTATTGAAGTTGTAGCGATGGTAGAAGAAGCCTTAGCGGCTACTCCTGGAGCATATTTCTTAGAGGAATTTAGTACTGCTGATGTCATCTTTACTCCCTATGTCGAGCGGATGAACGCCAGTCTCTACTACTACAAAGGTTATTCTTTAAGGTCAGAAAATTCTGGTTTAGCAGCATGGTTTGACGCTATGGAAACACGAGCAACCTATCGCGGTACTCAAAGCGATTTCCACACCCATGTTCATGACTTACCCCCACAAATGGGCGGATGTTATGGCAACGGTGAGCCTCAAGCCTTAATTAATCAAGAGAAAGTCGATCGCGGTGATTGGTTTGAATTACCTGATGTCAGTTATCCCGAACCCGCCAACTCACGCGAGGAAGCTTTGCAACGGGTAATTAAACATAAAACCAATATCCTAAAAGCCAATCCTGCTGATGAGCAATTGTTCGATCGAGCTTTACGCTGTGCTTTGACTAACATGATGACGGGAGAAATCATCACTCCACCATTAGGTTCAGATGTAGCTTTGCGCTATCTCAGAGACAGAATTAATGTGCCGAGAGATATGTCAATTTATGCTGCTAAACGATTACGTACAGCATTAGAACAGACGGCTGCTTTGGTAGGCGATGCTCAACCCGAACCTCTGCCAGTTAGACACCGTTATGATCAAAATCCTGCTAATTTTGTGGCTAGTTAA
- a CDS encoding diflavin flavoprotein, with translation MKQANIKPTPAKQRDVQIADIAPNTQVLRSRTWERLKFEVEYSRQKGTTSNSYLIQADKTALIDPPGQSFTQIYLETLAQHLDWQKLDYIILQHVNPNRLATVQLLAGYAPQAQIICAKPAVNALKGALIFPQRQAQIRVVRDNDVLDLGQGHQLQFLSTTTPRWVDGLCTYDPQSKILYTDKFFGAHFCDESIFDDNWKQLDLDRRFYFDCLHATQTKQLEAALAKFAPLPSKIYAPAHGSLIKYSLSRFSYDYQQWCQQQTSKKFQVVLLYASAYGNTATIASAIAHGLVQSGVAVESINCELASTEEITTAIQACDGFIIGSPTLGGHAPTQIQTALGIVLASAAKTKLAGVFGSYGWSGEAIDVLANKLKDAHYNFGFEPIRVRFTPTAAVLKECIQAGKEFTQKLQKTKRLRTPRQAVTETQIDRTEQAVGRIVGSLCVLTTHTDNVHRGFLTSWVSQATFNPPGVMIAIPQEQNGEHSDLISHPGDKFVLNILNEGRTVRRNFDARPRVAEKSKTTGEFDEQSTDSFGNLTTKPASNGCLIIEDALAHLECTVQSYLETGDRTLIYAVAEQGEIQESNGITAIQHRKSGSHY, from the coding sequence ATGAAACAAGCAAACATCAAACCAACCCCCGCAAAACAAAGAGACGTTCAAATAGCAGATATTGCCCCAAATACACAGGTATTGCGATCGCGTACTTGGGAAAGATTAAAATTTGAAGTGGAATATTCTCGTCAAAAAGGTACGACTTCCAATTCTTATCTAATTCAAGCTGATAAAACGGCGTTGATCGATCCGCCAGGACAATCTTTTACGCAAATTTATCTGGAAACTTTAGCACAGCACCTAGACTGGCAAAAATTAGATTATATTATCTTGCAGCATGTCAATCCCAATCGTTTGGCAACAGTGCAACTACTAGCAGGATACGCACCCCAGGCGCAAATCATCTGTGCTAAACCAGCGGTTAACGCCCTCAAGGGGGCTTTGATTTTTCCTCAACGACAAGCTCAAATTCGAGTAGTCAGGGATAATGATGTTTTAGATTTGGGACAAGGGCATCAATTACAGTTTCTCAGTACCACTACTCCCCGTTGGGTAGATGGATTATGTACCTACGATCCTCAAAGCAAAATTCTTTATACCGATAAATTTTTTGGGGCGCATTTTTGCGATGAATCCATCTTTGACGATAACTGGAAACAATTAGATTTAGACCGTCGTTTCTATTTTGACTGTCTCCATGCTACCCAAACCAAACAATTAGAAGCTGCTTTAGCTAAATTTGCGCCTTTGCCCAGCAAAATCTATGCGCCTGCTCACGGTTCGTTGATTAAATATAGCCTTAGTCGTTTTAGCTATGATTATCAGCAGTGGTGTCAACAACAAACTAGCAAAAAATTTCAGGTAGTTCTACTGTACGCTTCGGCTTATGGTAACACCGCCACCATTGCTAGTGCGATCGCTCATGGTTTGGTACAGTCGGGAGTAGCGGTAGAATCAATTAACTGCGAACTGGCATCAACGGAAGAAATTACCACAGCGATTCAAGCCTGTGATGGTTTTATCATTGGTTCGCCGACATTGGGTGGTCATGCCCCAACTCAAATTCAAACAGCATTAGGCATCGTCTTAGCCAGCGCAGCCAAAACTAAACTAGCAGGGGTATTTGGTTCATATGGTTGGAGTGGTGAAGCGATCGACGTATTAGCCAATAAACTAAAAGATGCCCACTATAATTTCGGGTTTGAACCAATTCGGGTTCGTTTTACGCCCACCGCTGCTGTGTTAAAAGAATGTATTCAAGCAGGCAAAGAATTTACGCAAAAATTGCAGAAAACTAAAAGATTGCGTACTCCTCGTCAGGCAGTGACAGAAACTCAAATCGATCGCACTGAACAAGCAGTTGGTAGAATTGTTGGTTCCCTCTGTGTTCTAACTACCCATACTGATAATGTTCATCGTGGTTTCCTCACTTCTTGGGTATCCCAAGCCACTTTTAATCCTCCTGGGGTAATGATTGCCATCCCTCAAGAACAAAATGGCGAACATAGCGATTTAATTAGTCATCCTGGGGATAAATTTGTTCTGAATATCCTCAATGAAGGTAGAACTGTCAGGAGAAACTTTGACGCGCGCCCCCGTGTCGCCGAAAAGAGCAAGACAACAGGCGAATTTGACGAGCAAAGTACCGATTCCTTTGGTAATTTGACTACTAAACCTGCTAGTAATGGTTGTTTAATTATTGAAGATGCCTTGGCTCATCTTGAATGTACTGTCCAGAGTTACTTAGAAACTGGCGATCGCACTTTGATTTATGCGGTAGCTGAGCAAGGGGAAATACAAGAGAGTAATGGGATTACAGCAATTCAACATCGTAAATCAGGAAGTCATTATTAA
- a CDS encoding phosphate-starvation-inducible PsiE family protein, whose amino-acid sequence MQKLSNTPSTPWYKWLNHGGVIKILEFIQDFIVISLCIGLFSFMTLQLREMFVSLLPPLNFTEVTADILFLLILVELFRLLIIYLQERRVSIGVAVEVCIVSVLREIIVKGILDIPWTQILATGSFLLVLSVLLVVRVWLPPTFEGVDPEQKISERYKQKLTNHN is encoded by the coding sequence ATGCAAAAACTTAGTAACACACCTTCAACTCCCTGGTACAAATGGCTAAATCATGGCGGAGTGATTAAAATTTTGGAATTTATCCAAGACTTTATTGTTATCTCTCTTTGTATTGGGTTATTCAGCTTCATGACGCTTCAGTTACGAGAGATGTTTGTGTCTCTGCTACCGCCTTTAAACTTTACGGAAGTTACGGCTGATATTCTGTTTTTGCTGATTTTAGTGGAATTATTCCGCTTACTAATCATTTACCTGCAAGAACGTCGAGTTTCTATTGGCGTTGCCGTGGAAGTCTGCATTGTTTCAGTTTTGCGTGAAATTATTGTTAAGGGAATTTTAGACATTCCCTGGACTCAGATATTAGCCACGGGTTCTTTTTTGTTAGTTTTATCAGTTTTGTTAGTAGTAAGAGTTTGGCTACCTCCCACCTTTGAAGGTGTCGATCCTGAACAAAAAATATCCGAACGATATAAACAAAAACTAACAAACCACAACTAA
- a CDS encoding diflavin flavoprotein translates to MVALTHTNKTTQSTTRLTLQTVEIAANTTAIRCLDWDRDRFDIEFGLQNGTTYNSFIIQGEKLALVDTAHAKFRQLYLKLLTGLIDPAQLDYLIISHTEPDHSGLVKDILALAPQVTVVGAKVAIKFLTDMVHQSFEHIIVKNGDRLDLGNGHELEFVSAPNLHWPDTIFTYDYKTQVLYTCDAFGLHYCDEPTFDEDLELIEADFEYYYDCLMKPNARSVLAAIKRMEKLELETIATGHGPLLQHHRAELVNRYQQWSQAQTKTETLVAVFYSEDYGYSEDLARAIAQGILKTGVAVELIDWNNTEPQEVRELVTQAAGLVIGMPSQGDREAHTILSTILAAAHSKQSIGLFEAGGGEDEPIYPLRNKFQETGLIEAFEPIIIKRSPSQKTKQLCDEAGTDLGQWLTRDRTVKQIKAIDSSLEKALGRISNGLYIITATKGEIQSAMVASWVTQASLTPLGIAIAVAKDRAIESFMQIGDRFVLNVLAEGNYQHLIRHFLKRFPPGADRFEDIPTVPANNGSPILAESLAYIECEVSNRLECSDHWIIYSTVQAGRVAKLDVLTAVHHRKVGNHY, encoded by the coding sequence ATGGTTGCACTCACACACACCAATAAAACAACTCAATCAACAACAAGATTAACTCTACAAACTGTAGAAATTGCTGCAAATACTACTGCTATTCGCTGTCTTGACTGGGATCGCGATCGCTTTGATATTGAATTTGGCTTACAAAACGGCACAACCTATAATTCTTTTATCATTCAGGGTGAGAAACTAGCTTTAGTTGATACTGCTCACGCTAAGTTTCGTCAGCTTTATCTAAAGTTATTAACAGGCTTAATCGATCCAGCCCAACTTGATTATTTAATTATTAGCCATACCGAACCCGATCATAGTGGTTTAGTCAAAGATATTTTGGCATTAGCACCCCAGGTTACAGTAGTTGGAGCAAAGGTGGCGATTAAGTTCTTAACTGACATGGTGCATCAATCTTTTGAACACATAATTGTCAAAAATGGCGATCGCCTGGATTTAGGCAATGGACATGAACTAGAATTTGTTTCCGCCCCTAATTTACACTGGCCCGATACGATTTTTACCTACGATTACAAAACCCAAGTTCTTTATACTTGCGATGCCTTTGGTCTGCACTATTGCGATGAACCGACTTTTGATGAAGATTTAGAACTGATTGAGGCAGACTTTGAATACTACTACGACTGTTTGATGAAACCTAATGCCCGTTCGGTTTTAGCCGCGATCAAACGAATGGAAAAACTGGAACTAGAGACAATCGCCACAGGACATGGCCCTTTACTACAACACCATCGCGCCGAATTAGTTAATCGCTATCAGCAATGGAGTCAAGCACAAACCAAAACGGAAACTTTGGTAGCAGTATTTTACTCGGAAGACTATGGTTACAGTGAAGATTTAGCTAGAGCGATCGCTCAGGGAATTCTCAAAACAGGAGTAGCAGTCGAATTAATCGACTGGAATAATACCGAACCCCAAGAAGTAAGGGAATTAGTCACCCAAGCAGCAGGACTAGTTATAGGTATGCCATCTCAAGGCGATCGAGAAGCCCATACTATACTCAGTACGATCCTAGCAGCAGCCCACAGTAAACAATCAATTGGCTTATTTGAAGCTGGTGGGGGCGAAGATGAACCGATTTATCCTCTACGTAATAAATTTCAGGAAACTGGTCTAATCGAAGCTTTTGAGCCAATTATTATCAAACGCTCCCCCTCTCAAAAAACTAAACAACTTTGTGATGAAGCGGGTACAGATTTAGGACAGTGGTTAACTCGCGATCGCACTGTTAAACAGATCAAAGCCATCGATAGCAGTCTAGAAAAAGCCTTGGGCAGAATCAGCAATGGTTTATATATTATTACCGCTACTAAAGGAGAGATCCAGAGTGCAATGGTAGCATCTTGGGTCACACAGGCTAGTTTAACTCCCTTGGGAATTGCGATCGCTGTAGCCAAAGATCGGGCGATCGAGTCTTTTATGCAGATTGGCGATCGCTTTGTGTTAAATGTTTTAGCAGAAGGAAATTACCAACATCTAATTAGACATTTTCTCAAGCGTTTCCCCCCTGGTGCAGATCGATTTGAAGACATCCCAACCGTACCTGCTAATAATGGTTCGCCGATTCTTGCCGAATCCTTAGCTTACATTGAATGCGAAGTTAGTAACCGCTTGGAATGTAGCGATCACTGGATTATTTATAGCACCGTGCAAGCGGGCAGAGTAGCCAAGCTAGATGTTTTGACTGCCGTTCATCATCGCAAGGTGGGGAATCATTATTGA